Proteins encoded together in one Streptomyces sp. NBC_01408 window:
- a CDS encoding MFS transporter gives MANVYRELFRAPGSVAFSAAGFVGRMPISMTAIGIITMLSQMRGEYGLAGAVSATFTLSTAFFGPQISRIVDRKGQGRVLLPATGVSVASMGVLLLCARYDAPVWSLFVFAALAGTLPNMAAMVRARWTHVYRDSPRLHTAFSLESVVDEMTFVVGPALSVALSTALFPEAGPLVAVALLAVGVLLFVPQKRTEPPVHTPADAASAGGSAIRNGSVRILALLLVAGGAIVGTVDVVSVAFAEERGAPSSAGIVLSVYAVGSALAGLVFGALDTKVPLPRLLLLGATGTALTTLPLLLVGNIATLAVAVFFSGIFFAPTMIVVMGMVEKSVPPAQLTEGMTWAITGLSVGVALGAAVSGNMVDEFGPRGGFFVAIAAGAAALLLAVFARGPLTRRLAGRQAEAPTGADGADVADVADGADVADVADGADVADAAGTADAARATEVRS, from the coding sequence TGGCCAACGTCTACCGAGAGCTGTTCCGCGCACCCGGATCCGTGGCCTTCTCGGCCGCCGGTTTCGTGGGGCGCATGCCGATCTCCATGACTGCGATCGGCATCATCACGATGCTCAGCCAGATGCGCGGCGAGTACGGGCTCGCCGGAGCCGTGTCCGCGACCTTCACCCTGTCCACCGCCTTCTTCGGGCCGCAGATCTCCCGCATCGTCGACCGGAAGGGGCAGGGCAGGGTCCTGCTCCCCGCGACCGGGGTCAGCGTCGCCTCCATGGGCGTCTTACTGCTCTGCGCGCGCTACGACGCCCCCGTGTGGAGCCTGTTCGTCTTCGCCGCGCTCGCCGGCACCCTGCCCAACATGGCGGCGATGGTGCGCGCCCGCTGGACCCACGTGTACCGGGACTCCCCGCGCCTGCACACCGCCTTCTCGCTGGAGTCGGTCGTCGACGAGATGACCTTCGTCGTCGGGCCCGCGCTGTCGGTGGCCCTGTCCACGGCACTGTTCCCCGAGGCCGGACCACTGGTCGCCGTCGCGCTGCTGGCCGTGGGCGTCCTGCTGTTCGTACCGCAGAAGCGCACCGAACCGCCCGTGCACACCCCCGCTGACGCCGCCTCGGCCGGCGGTTCGGCGATCCGCAACGGCTCCGTACGCATCCTCGCGCTGCTGCTCGTGGCCGGCGGCGCCATCGTCGGAACCGTGGACGTGGTCAGCGTCGCCTTCGCCGAGGAGCGGGGCGCGCCGTCGAGCGCGGGCATCGTGCTGTCCGTCTACGCCGTCGGCTCCGCGCTCGCCGGACTGGTCTTCGGCGCGCTCGACACCAAGGTGCCGCTGCCCCGGCTGCTCCTGCTCGGGGCCACGGGCACGGCGCTGACGACCCTGCCGCTGCTCCTCGTCGGCAACATCGCGACGCTCGCCGTCGCCGTCTTCTTCTCCGGCATCTTCTTCGCCCCCACCATGATCGTCGTCATGGGCATGGTCGAGAAGAGCGTGCCGCCCGCGCAGCTGACCGAGGGCATGACCTGGGCCATCACCGGCCTGAGCGTGGGCGTGGCGCTCGGCGCCGCCGTCTCCGGGAACATGGTCGATGAATTCGGGCCCCGCGGCGGCTTCTTCGTCGCCATCGCGGCCGGCGCCGCCGCCCTGCTGCTGGCCGTGTTCGCCCGGGGACCGCTGACCCGGCGACTGGCCGGGCGTCAGGCGGAGGCACCCACCGGCGCCGATGGGGCCGACGTGGCCGACGTGGCCGATGGGGCCGACGTGGCCGACGTGGCCGATGGGGCCGACGTGGCCGACGCGGCCGGGACCGCCGATGCGGCCCGGGCGACCGAGGTGCGTTCGTGA
- a CDS encoding TetR/AcrR family transcriptional regulator: MGETVGEPTTDGRRLKGERRKRELIDATVQVVAREGVAGVSHRAVAREAGQPPTAAAYYFKSIDDLLTAALTRCMAQDAERMRALTDGTGGGPGGLRALAELMSAVVARPDHLLAEYELYLLAARRPELRGPTQDWLEAIAEFGRCYTDDPVRLRILSGVMDGLLMQALLTDTPPTADEFEGVLRAVLL; this comes from the coding sequence GTGGGCGAGACGGTGGGCGAACCGACCACGGACGGCCGCCGCCTGAAGGGCGAGCGCCGCAAGCGGGAGCTGATCGACGCCACCGTGCAGGTCGTCGCCCGCGAGGGCGTGGCCGGGGTGAGCCACCGGGCCGTCGCCCGCGAGGCCGGCCAGCCGCCGACCGCCGCCGCGTACTACTTCAAGAGCATCGACGACCTCCTCACCGCCGCCCTGACCCGCTGCATGGCCCAGGACGCCGAGCGGATGCGCGCGCTGACGGACGGCACCGGCGGCGGCCCCGGGGGTCTGCGGGCGCTCGCCGAGCTGATGTCGGCCGTGGTCGCCCGGCCGGACCACCTGCTCGCCGAGTACGAGCTGTACCTGCTCGCCGCCCGCCGCCCGGAGCTGCGCGGGCCCACCCAGGACTGGCTCGAGGCGATCGCCGAGTTCGGGCGATGTTATACGGACGACCCGGTCCGCCTGCGGATCCTGAGCGGGGTCATGGACGGCCTGCTGATGCAGGCGCTGCTGACCGACACCCCGCCCACGGCGGACGAGTTCGAAGGGGTCCTGCGGGCCGTCCTGCTCTGA
- a CDS encoding LuxR C-terminal-related transcriptional regulator → MFVTSLDLPLRGRERELAHIRDVLVHGCTEGSALLVIEGPPGSGKTRLLRSCATMAQEMGYAMADRPTTGRRDDSPRPRYKHGPFARHGLRSGLGLGRAHTGPPLLLLIDEADRLGAEALETLLAKRAGLHGHHAVSVVAHRSGKGPESIGAVLATPTGRRDRLTLSPLAPGASALLAADVLGMPAAPSLIELVDQAEGLPRLIVALLTGLREEQGLRTADGEAHLAGRRLPQRVRAEVAATMETFSPDCRQLLRMAAVLGRELEYEVLAPMLRTSPSGMVQLMDEAVATGAVHSDGVRTVFRSELLRRLIAGSVPASLKRALLREAQEARRPRVPAARTAVPGGGPGPGYPGRPGSVPLNDRQSAVVRLVAEGLTNQQIAHRLEVSPHTVNYHLRKLFHSYGVRSRIDLLRAVERQREAAPRLTG, encoded by the coding sequence GTGTTCGTCACCTCACTCGACCTTCCGCTGCGAGGACGCGAGCGCGAACTCGCCCACATCCGCGACGTCCTGGTGCACGGCTGCACCGAAGGGAGCGCCCTGCTCGTCATCGAGGGCCCGCCAGGCTCCGGCAAGACGAGGCTGCTGCGCTCGTGCGCGACCATGGCACAGGAGATGGGGTACGCGATGGCCGACCGCCCGACCACCGGGCGACGGGACGACTCCCCGCGCCCCCGCTACAAGCACGGGCCGTTCGCCCGGCACGGACTGCGCTCCGGCCTGGGCCTCGGCCGGGCACACACGGGCCCGCCGCTGCTGCTCCTGATCGACGAGGCCGACCGGCTCGGGGCGGAGGCGCTGGAGACCCTGCTGGCCAAGCGGGCGGGCCTGCACGGTCACCACGCGGTCTCGGTGGTCGCCCACCGCAGCGGCAAGGGCCCCGAGTCCATCGGCGCGGTGCTCGCCACGCCGACCGGACGCCGCGACCGGCTGACCCTCTCCCCGCTGGCGCCCGGCGCGTCGGCGCTGCTCGCGGCCGACGTCCTCGGGATGCCCGCCGCGCCCTCCCTCATCGAACTCGTCGACCAGGCCGAGGGACTTCCCCGGCTGATCGTCGCCCTCCTGACCGGACTGCGCGAGGAGCAGGGCCTGCGGACCGCCGACGGCGAGGCGCACCTCGCCGGCCGGCGGCTCCCGCAGCGGGTGCGCGCGGAGGTCGCCGCCACGATGGAGACCTTCTCGCCCGACTGCCGCCAACTGCTGCGCATGGCCGCCGTCCTCGGGCGGGAGCTGGAGTACGAGGTGCTGGCGCCGATGCTGCGCACCTCGCCCTCGGGGATGGTCCAGCTGATGGACGAGGCCGTCGCGACGGGCGCCGTGCACAGCGACGGCGTACGGACGGTCTTCCGCAGCGAACTGCTGCGCCGCCTCATCGCGGGCTCGGTGCCCGCCTCCCTCAAGCGGGCGCTGCTGCGCGAGGCCCAGGAGGCGCGCCGCCCCCGGGTGCCGGCGGCGCGCACCGCCGTACCCGGGGGCGGGCCCGGACCCGGGTACCCGGGCCGGCCCGGGAGCGTGCCGCTCAACGACCGGCAGAGCGCCGTCGTCCGGCTGGTGGCGGAGGGACTGACCAACCAGCAGATCGCCCACAGGCTGGAGGTCTCCCCGCACACCGTCAACTACCACCTGCGCAAGCTGTTCCACAGCTACGGTGTCCGCTCGCGCATCGACCTGCTGCGGGCCGTGGAGCGGCAGCGGGAGGCCGCTCCACGGCTCACCGGGTGA
- a CDS encoding FAD-dependent monooxygenase: protein MKAIVIGAGIGGLAAGAALRGAGLDVEIHERATELRAAGSGLSVMSNAIAALDSIGLDLGLEKRGKVLESYHVRTARGRLIREFPFPSIIARLGVPSVLITRSELQQALLAAADGIPLRLGAAAREIAVDERTQQVWVGFEDGSETRGDVLIGADGFGSAVRRQLVGGPEESRDSGYVCWLALTPFSHPRFTPGSVTHYWGSGQRFGMVDMGDGLLYWWGTKNMPAHESADWRGGKKGVAAAFAGWAEEVGQAIDVTPPEAILAVPSRDRVFLERWGRGPVTLLGDAAHPMLTSLGQGSGMALEDAAVLARHLGGATDVPRALRRYEDERRERTRGMVAASRSISEFEQSENPVRRPVRDAYFRFMPERKLVATLEGALSFPGAARRSDRLPGPSAAPAPAPAPVTVEESGHARPQ from the coding sequence ATGAAGGCGATCGTGATCGGGGCCGGTATCGGGGGCCTCGCGGCCGGCGCCGCGCTGCGCGGGGCGGGCCTGGACGTCGAGATCCACGAACGGGCCACGGAGCTGCGGGCGGCGGGTTCGGGGCTGTCGGTGATGAGCAACGCCATCGCGGCCCTGGACTCCATCGGCCTGGACCTGGGGCTGGAGAAGCGGGGCAAGGTGCTGGAGTCGTACCACGTGCGCACCGCGCGGGGCCGGCTGATCAGGGAGTTCCCCTTCCCGTCGATCATCGCGCGGCTGGGGGTGCCCAGCGTGCTGATCACCCGGTCCGAGCTCCAGCAGGCGCTGCTCGCTGCTGCGGACGGCATACCGCTGCGGCTCGGGGCCGCCGCCCGCGAGATCGCGGTGGACGAGCGGACGCAGCAGGTGTGGGTGGGGTTCGAGGACGGCTCCGAGACCCGCGGTGACGTGCTGATCGGGGCCGACGGCTTCGGGTCGGCGGTCCGGCGGCAGCTGGTGGGCGGCCCGGAGGAGTCCCGGGACAGCGGTTACGTCTGCTGGCTCGCGCTGACCCCCTTCAGCCATCCGCGGTTCACGCCCGGCTCCGTGACGCACTACTGGGGCAGCGGCCAGCGCTTCGGCATGGTCGACATGGGCGACGGGCTCCTCTACTGGTGGGGCACCAAGAACATGCCCGCCCACGAGTCCGCCGACTGGCGGGGCGGAAAGAAGGGGGTGGCCGCGGCCTTCGCGGGCTGGGCCGAGGAGGTGGGGCAGGCCATCGACGTCACCCCGCCCGAGGCGATCCTGGCGGTGCCCTCCCGGGACCGGGTCTTCCTGGAACGGTGGGGCCGGGGGCCGGTGACCCTGCTCGGCGACGCGGCCCACCCCATGCTGACCAGCCTGGGCCAGGGCTCGGGGATGGCGCTGGAGGACGCCGCCGTCCTCGCCCGGCACCTGGGGGGCGCCACCGACGTGCCGCGGGCGCTGCGCCGCTACGAGGACGAACGGCGCGAGCGGACCCGGGGCATGGTCGCCGCCTCGCGTTCGATCAGCGAGTTCGAGCAGTCCGAGAACCCGGTGCGGCGGCCCGTGCGCGACGCGTACTTCCGCTTCATGCCCGAGCGCAAACTGGTGGCGACCCTGGAGGGCGCGCTGTCCTTCCCTGGCGCCGCCCGCCGCTCCGACCGCCTCCCCGGCCCCTCCGCTGCCCCTGCCCCTGCCCCTGCCCCTGTCACCGTGGAGGAGAGCGGCCATGCCCGCCCCCAGTAG
- a CDS encoding SDR family NAD(P)-dependent oxidoreductase: MPAPSRKPLAPHGRAVLITGASSGLGRACALHLDRVGFRVFAGVRDEGAGKELEESSPGGLLTAVRVDVTDAGQIREAAARVDRDTGGQGLWGLVNNAGVCVPAPLECVPPERLRWQLDTNVVGQLAVTQAFLPQLRRTRGRLVNVTSGLGTVALPYLGAYASAQFAKEALSDVLRRELREFGVGVSVVQPGAVLTPIWDKVTGLGRDALDGMPGELAELYRIRFNRFLYESERAARASRTTPAATADSVRRALTDARPRPRYRVGADVKRLAALARLLPDTALDRYLRPPAG, encoded by the coding sequence ATGCCCGCCCCCAGTAGGAAGCCCCTCGCGCCTCACGGTCGCGCCGTCCTGATCACCGGGGCCTCCAGCGGCCTGGGCCGGGCCTGCGCGCTGCACCTGGACCGGGTGGGCTTCCGGGTCTTCGCCGGTGTGCGGGACGAGGGCGCCGGCAAGGAACTGGAGGAGTCCTCACCGGGCGGCCTGCTGACGGCCGTACGGGTCGACGTCACCGATGCCGGGCAGATCCGCGAGGCCGCCGCCCGCGTCGACCGGGACACCGGCGGGCAGGGCCTGTGGGGCCTGGTCAACAACGCCGGGGTGTGCGTGCCGGCCCCGCTGGAGTGCGTACCGCCCGAGCGGCTGCGCTGGCAGCTCGACACCAACGTGGTGGGCCAGCTCGCCGTCACCCAGGCCTTCCTCCCGCAGCTGCGCAGGACGCGGGGCCGCCTGGTGAACGTCACCTCGGGCCTGGGGACGGTGGCCCTGCCGTACCTCGGCGCGTACGCGTCGGCCCAGTTCGCCAAGGAGGCGCTGAGCGACGTACTGCGCCGGGAGCTGCGGGAGTTCGGGGTCGGGGTGAGCGTGGTCCAGCCCGGGGCCGTGCTGACGCCGATCTGGGACAAGGTCACCGGGCTGGGCCGGGACGCGCTGGACGGCATGCCCGGGGAGCTGGCCGAGCTCTACCGCATCCGGTTCAACCGCTTCCTGTACGAGAGCGAGCGGGCGGCCCGGGCGAGCCGGACCACCCCGGCGGCGACGGCCGACAGCGTGCGCCGGGCGCTGACCGACGCCCGGCCCAGGCCCCGCTACCGGGTCGGGGCGGACGTGAAACGGCTGGCGGCCCTGGCGAGGCTGCTGCCCGACACGGCGCTGGACCGGTACCTGCGGCCGCCCGCCGGCTGA
- the paaN gene encoding phenylacetic acid degradation protein PaaN — translation MLTELTQRHLPLISRAHEVLRSREHWSPYPEDPAAYGEQGAAEGERAFRERLGRPFDLDQPGRDGTVGPAAEDGGEVSPYGFPLGISYPHSDPAVLLPAMRAAMAPWRSAGPDARAAVCAEILARLASRSHELARAAMHTSGHNPVMAFHAGAAHALDRGLEAVAQAHAEQTRLPAALTWRKPLADGRIFALDKSFSAVPRGISLLVAGSVFPTWNGYPGLFASLATGNAVLVKPHPRAVLPLALTVRTAREVLREAGFSPDLVALAPERPGEYLAKRLAVHPDVAIVDYAGTTAFGGWLTVNATQAQVYTSTSAVNTLLVESTPHYRDMLDNLAFSLALYSGQLCTSPQNILVPRDGIATDQGHKTFDEVLADLGAALDRLLADDAEAAAVLGALYAPHVRERVEFADSGRLGTVAHHTRAVVHPDFPDAVVRTPVLLRLDAARDRDRVTLAAEWPGPVVLVAAVDSARDGVALIARTVRHSGALSVGAYTTSPAVERALEDACADSGVMLSLNLTGDWYLTQSAVYSDLHGTGLNPAGNAAYCDAAFVANRFRTVAVRRKAADGFM, via the coding sequence TTGTTAACGGAGCTTACGCAGCGGCATCTCCCGTTGATTTCACGGGCGCACGAGGTGCTGCGCAGCCGCGAGCACTGGTCCCCCTACCCGGAAGATCCGGCCGCGTACGGGGAACAGGGCGCCGCCGAGGGGGAGCGGGCCTTCCGGGAGCGGCTCGGCCGCCCCTTCGACCTCGACCAGCCCGGCCGCGACGGAACCGTGGGTCCCGCCGCCGAGGACGGCGGCGAGGTCTCCCCGTACGGCTTCCCGCTCGGCATCTCCTACCCGCACAGCGACCCGGCCGTCCTGCTGCCCGCGATGCGCGCGGCGATGGCGCCGTGGCGCTCGGCCGGGCCCGACGCACGGGCGGCCGTGTGCGCGGAGATCCTCGCCAGGCTGGCCTCCCGCAGCCACGAACTGGCCCGGGCCGCCATGCACACCAGCGGCCACAACCCCGTGATGGCCTTCCACGCGGGCGCCGCCCACGCCCTCGACCGCGGACTGGAGGCCGTCGCGCAGGCCCACGCCGAGCAGACCCGGCTGCCCGCCGCGCTGACCTGGCGCAAACCACTGGCCGATGGCCGGATCTTCGCGCTCGACAAGTCGTTTTCCGCCGTTCCCCGGGGCATCTCCCTGCTGGTGGCCGGCTCCGTCTTCCCCACCTGGAACGGCTACCCGGGCCTCTTCGCCTCCCTGGCCACCGGCAACGCCGTCCTGGTCAAACCCCATCCGCGCGCCGTACTGCCCCTGGCGCTGACCGTCCGCACCGCACGCGAGGTGCTGCGCGAGGCCGGCTTCTCCCCGGACCTCGTCGCCCTCGCCCCCGAACGGCCCGGCGAGTACCTGGCGAAGCGGCTGGCCGTACACCCCGACGTCGCCATCGTCGACTACGCCGGCACGACCGCCTTCGGCGGATGGCTCACCGTCAACGCCACCCAGGCGCAGGTGTACACGAGCACCTCGGCCGTCAACACCCTCCTCGTCGAGTCCACCCCGCACTACCGCGACATGCTCGACAACCTGGCCTTCAGCCTCGCCCTCTACAGCGGACAGCTGTGCACCAGCCCGCAGAACATCCTGGTGCCCCGCGACGGCATAGCCACCGACCAGGGCCACAAGACCTTCGACGAGGTTCTCGCAGACCTCGGGGCCGCCCTGGACCGGCTGCTCGCCGACGACGCCGAGGCGGCCGCCGTACTGGGCGCGCTCTACGCCCCGCACGTGCGCGAACGCGTCGAGTTCGCAGACTCGGGCCGGCTGGGCACCGTCGCCCACCACACCCGCGCCGTGGTCCACCCCGACTTCCCCGACGCGGTCGTGCGCACCCCCGTACTGCTGCGGCTCGACGCCGCGCGCGACAGGGACCGGGTGACCCTCGCGGCCGAGTGGCCGGGACCCGTCGTCCTCGTCGCAGCCGTGGACTCGGCCCGCGACGGGGTCGCACTGATCGCCCGTACCGTCCGCCACAGCGGAGCCCTCTCCGTCGGCGCGTACACCACCTCCCCGGCAGTGGAGCGGGCGCTGGAGGACGCGTGCGCCGACAGCGGGGTGATGCTCTCGCTGAACCTCACCGGGGACTGGTACCTCACCCAGTCCGCCGTCTACTCCGACCTGCACGGCACCGGCCTCAACCCGGCCGGGAACGCCGCCTACTGCGACGCCGCCTTCGTCGCGAACCGCTTCCGCACCGTCGCCGTGCGCCGCAAGGCCGCCGACGGCTTCATGTGA